The DNA sequence GGTATACTTACCAATGGTATGGTTCTCTTAAACGTAAGTACATACATGCAGATGGTTGTTAAAGGTATAGTACTTGCACTTGCAGTAGGCTTTGATAGTATTCAAAAACGTCGTGTAGCGCACTAAATTTTTTATATTTACCCCCATGGCAGTATCACAAGCTTTTCTTGTGGTACTGCCAAAAATAAAAAGTTGAAAGTGTTTTTCTTTTAACCATATCTAATTATATTATACTTATCTTTTCTTGTGATAGAGTAGAAGCTTTGGGCAATGCGAATTTGCCATAAAGTATTAAACCCAATACTGTAACCAGTCCCTCTGTAACTGGAAATGCCAGCCATACGCCGATTATCCCAGCTAATGTAGACAAGAGAAATGCCATAGGAACAATAATAATTAAACCTCTCAGCAGGGAAATTAAATGTGAGGGCAGGGCTTTATCTATGGAGGTGAAAAACATGGAAATTACAATATTAAATCCTACGAATGAAACGGATGTAAAATATATTTTTAATCCAGATGTAGAGATTTCTTGTAATTTCATGTTGTTTTGACTGTTAAATAGGCCTGCTATCGGATTGGCAAGCAAAAAGACCGTAAGGTAAATTACCCAAGAAACTGCGAGCATTGTTGTAATTGCATAACGCAATACCTGTTTTATGTTTGCTGTAGCATTATGCCCATAGGCTCTGCTGATTAGGGGCTGCATTCCCTGTGCGATGCCGGTATAAATTGCTATGACCACAAGTGACAGGTTTGCAATGACACCATAAGCAGCAACACCGACATTTCCCTGAAGTTTCAGGATAATTGTATTAAAAACAATCATTACAATTCCTGAAGATGTTTCTGTAATAAGGGACGGGAAACCTAATGAAAGAATGGTGAGTAGCGTTGCAAAATGCAGTTTCGATTTTTTTAAATGAAAATTATTCTTCTTTTTTAACCAATGCCTTGAAAGGATCAACATACTGATTAAAGGTGCAAATCCTGTTGCTAATACAGCACCCAATATTCCCATTTGTAACGGAAATATAAAGATGTAGTCAAGAACTATATTGGAAAAGCTTCCGCCCAGCATTGCGAACATAGATAATTTGGGGTTGCCGTCATTTCTTACAAAGCAAATCAGAATATCATTCATCATGAAAGCCGGAGCAAACAGAAGGATAACTTTCAGATAGGTGTTTGTCATGGTAAAAACTTCGGTATCAGCTCCCAAAAGAGTGGTAACTTCTTCTGAAACCAAAATACCAATCAGCATAAACACAGTTGTCAATAGGGCTGCAAAATATATTGTATTTGAAAACAACCTACTGAAATCTTTGGATGATTTTTGTCCTTTTAAAATGGAATATTTTGTTGCACCGCCTATTCCGAGCATTAAGCCGCTCCCATGAATAATGCTATATACAGGAATTGCTAAATTCAGTGCAGTTAAACCATTTGCGCCTAATCCTTTTGAAATAAAAAAAGTATCCGTAAGTATATAGCAGGATAAACCAATCATACCTAAAATATTTAGTATGCAATATCCCGCAAATTCTCTTAAACAAGTCTGATTTTTCATATTCATCCCCTTAGTAACAAAAAAATAAAGCGCCAGAATTTCCTATCTTCAAAGGCCTAACGATAGGAAAACTGACGCTTAACTTCTTTACCCGGCGGCAAAGAAGTATCTGATTATTTTATTTTTAAGTATTATATCATAACAATTGTTAAAATGGCAATCCCATTTTTATAGGGGGTATTAGCGGATATAACAATACGGTGAATAATAGTAACGAATATCTTGTCATAAATCTTAGCAAAAATGCTTATTTACAATTCTATAAAACCAATATAAGCTAATAGAAAAGACAAAATTCATAATAACATTCTAAATATTGGAGGGAATTGGGATGAGTTTTCCGCAGGATTTTATATGGGGGGCAGCAACTGCTTCTTATCAGATTGAAGGAGCGGCTTATGAGGATGGTAAAGGACTGTCTGTGTGGGACGTTTTTTGTAAAGAACCTGGAAGGGTTTTTCAGGGGCATTCGGGAGATGTGGCATGTGATCATTATCACAGAATGAAGGAAGATGTAAAATTGATGGCAGATATGGGTCTTAAGGCCTATAGGTTTTCAATTTCATGGCCTAGAGTAATACCAAATGGCGTAGGTGAAGTCAATGAAAAGGGTCTGCAGTTTTATTCTGACTTAGTAGATGAACTTATAAAGTATAATATTACGCCTTATGCAACTTTATTTCACTGGGACTATCCTTATGAACTTCAAAAAAGAGGCGGGTGGCTTAATCCGGACAGCCCAAAATGGTTTGAAGCCTATACAAAGGTAGTAGCAGATAAACTTGGCGACAGACTCAAAAATTACTTTACATTCAATGAACCTCAATGCTTTATTGGTATTTCAATGGTACAAACTATACATGCTCCAGGTATTAAGTATCCAACAAAGGATGCTTTGCAGATGGCGCATAATGTTTTACTGGCTCATGGAAGAGCCGTTAAGGTATTAAGAGAAACAATCAAAGATTGTAAGATTGGGTATGCACCAACAGGAAGCAGTTTTTATCCTGCTACCGAAAAACCAGAAGATATAGAAGCTGCACGTCAGGCTAACTTTAATGTAGAGATTGATAACTGGGCATTTGGTATAGGGTGGTGGAGTGATCCTGTGATGCTTGGGACTTATCCTAAAGAAGCGGTAGAAAAGTTCGGAGAGTTGATGCCAGAAATTGGCCCTCAGGATATGACGCTCATCAGCCAGCCACTTGATTTTTATGGCCAGAATATTTACCATTCGATACCGGCGGCTTCTGATGGCGCAGGTGGTTTTAAGAAACTAGACCCGCCTGCAGGACATCCGAGAACAGCTATAGGTTGGCCCATAACACCAGAGAGCTTTTATTGGCTGCTAAAGTTTTTATATGAACGTTACAAAACCCCTATTGTTATTACAGAAAACGGCATGTCAGCTCATGATACTATTTCGCTAGATGGTAAAGTACATGATCCAAATAGAATAGATTATTTAAACCGCTATTTATTGGAACTTAAAAAGGCTATTGACGATGGAATAGACGTAAAAGGCTACTTCCAGTGGAGCTTGATGGACAATTTTGAATGGGCAAATGGTTATAATGACCGCTTTGGCCTTGTCTATGTTAACTTTCAAACTCAGGAAAGAATTTTAAAAGACAGCGCCTTATGGTATAAAGAAGTTATAAGAACCAACGGGCAAAGCTTATGAGTAAATAGAGGGGACGGGCGAGCACATAATGAGTAAACTTTTTGCACCACAAAAAATCAAACACTTAGAAATAAAAAACAGAATTGTATTGCCACCAATGGTTTGTTTTACCTTTGCAGGAGAAAATAACTTTGTATCAGAAAAAAATATTAAGCATTATGAGTCACTTGCAAAGGGTGGTTCGGGCTTAATCATTGTAGAAGCGACGTGTGTAAACCAAAATGGCAGGCTCTCGGAGGGGCAGCTTGGTATTTGGGATGATAAGTATATAGAAGGCCTAAGTAAGCTCGCAGAGGTTTGTCATGAGAATGGGACTAAGGTTGTTTTACAGATTCATCATGCGGGGATTAAAACGCCCAAATCTGTAAATGGAGATACAATAAGTTCTTCGGATTTTAATGAGGGGACATTATCAGCAAGAGCCATGACTATGGATGAGCTCCGGGCGATACAAGAGGATTTTGTTAATGCGGCACTTAGAGCAGAGCGAGCTGGATTTGATGGGGTTGAGCTTCATGGTGCCCATGGTTATCTTATGACGCAGTTCTTTTCTGCTAAAATTAATAAGCGAATTGATGCATACGGAGGAAGTCTGGAGAATAGATTGAGGTTTACCATGGAAATTACTGAGTGTATCAGAAAAAAGGTTAATGAAAACTTTATTATTGGTATACGCATGGGCTGCAATGAGAGTGATCTAAAAACAAGTATTGATATAGCCAAAAGATTTGAAGCTATAGGGATAGACTATCTTCATGTTTCTACGGGCTTTGATAACACGCCAATTACTGAAGAAGTTCCAGAAGATTTCCCAGGGAATTGGATTGTCTATGGGGCAGCTAAAATAAAAGAAGAAGTAAATATTCCAGTTATTGCGGTTAATGCCATTAAGACGCAGGAACAAGCACAAGCGCTTATTGCACATAATCTAGTGGACTTTGTTGCAATAGGCAGGGCACAGCTTGCTGATTATAATTTTGTAAATCATATAAAAGAAGGCAGTGCTGTTGTAGAATGTTTAGGATGTAAGCCGTGTAGGTGGTTTAAGAATGGTGCTTATTGTCCAAGACACGTATAGCACGTAATAGATAAGGATGCTATTTTAGTTAACAAGCTGACTAAAGTAGCATCTTTTTTTATGAAATAGGAAAGTGCGTCTTGCTTGCAAGGGACCAAACTTTCCTGTTTCACAAGCGTGTGCGTTTTTTGCACACTTTCTTGTGAAATAGGAAAGCGAGGCTTACTCGTGCGTAATAAAATATGTGTGCGTGGTTGTGATTGTTTATGGGTGATGAAGGGTGTTTTGGTGATTGTTTATTAATATACCCGCATCAACTATGCAAAGAGCATAAATTTATTTATGATAAAATAAACAGTAAAAATAAGGGGGATATATATGTTAGATCTAGAGCATATGAAAATAACAGATTTTATCAAGCAGCTTTTTACGTGTGAATGCGGCCAGCAGCATAGCGTAGATATGGATAGCATAAAAATAAGTTCAGGGGCTATCAATGAGCTTCCGGATGTTATTGAAAGCTTAGGGTATAAGAAAGTATTTATTGTTGCAGATGGGAATACCTTTAAAGCAGCAGGTGGTAAAGTTATTGATTGTCTTACACAAAAGGGGATTCCATATGTAAGCTATATACTAAGCGGAGAGACAATCGTTCCGGATGAAAAAGCCTTGGGGGGGCTCATGATGGCTTTTGATAGAAGCTGTGATTTAATCATTGCAGTAGGCAGCGGTACAATTAATGATATCTGTCGGTTCTTTAGCTCTGCTATAGGACTTAAATATTTTATGGTAGCAACAGCACCGTCTATGGATGGTTTTGTATCAGGCGTTGCAGCCATGATTACTAATAACTTAAAAACAACTTATAATGCTCAGGTGGCACAGGCATTTATCGGAGACCTAGATATACTGGCGGATGCGCCGATGGATACGATTGTTGCAGGTGTTGGAGATATTTTAGGAAAATACACATGTCTTTGTGATTGGAAGCTGTCATCACTTATTAATAATGAGTATTACTGCAAGACGATTGTGGAGATGGTCATATTAGCAGTAAAACGTGTTGTTGCGAGTAAAGATAAACTTTTAGCAAGAGATAAAAAAGCAATCGAAGGATTAACAGAGGCACTGCTCCTTTCAGGTATTGCGATGAGCTATGCGGGTAACTCAAGGCCTGCCTCGGGCTGTGAACACCATCTTTCTCATTTTTGGGAAATGCGTTTTCTTTTTGAAGGGAAAAAAGCAGTGCTCCATGGTACAAAAGTAGGCATTGGTACGATTGCAGCTTTGAAGGTTTATGAATACATCAAGTCTTTAGAAATGGATTTTGAAAAGATTAATGAAGTATGGAAACCACTTTCAGAAGAGACCTGGAAAGAAGAAATGAAGCAGAAATTTAAGATTGCGGCAGATGAGATTATTTTGCTTGAAGAAAAAACTAAAAAGAATGATAAGGGAAAAAGAGATGCGAGGATTGCGGTAATTGAGAAACGCTGGCCAGAGATTTATGAAGCCATTAATGAACTGCCATCAGCCAAGGAAGTAGAAAAGCTTATAGCCGATCTAAAAGGAGCAACTTATCCAGCTCAGGTAGGGATAGACCCAGATATAGTAGAAGAGAGTATTCTATACGCAAAAGAAATACGTGATCGTTATACGGTACTGCAGCTGCTATGGGACTTAGGGGTTCAAAATGCTGCGGCTAAGCAGGTAACAGAAGATATTTGCAGTACTTGTTAAGCGCTAAAAGTAATCGTATAATGAGGGAAAGTACGATTATAGGATGTGACCAGAATGCTGAATATTGAACGGATGGAATATATTTTAGAAGAACTTAAAAGCAGGAAGACAGTTTATGTGGCACAGCTTTCAAAAAAGTATTATGTGAGCCCTTCTACAATCAGGCGGGATTTAAGTATATTAGAAGAAGAGGGGATTATAAGGCGTACCTACGGAGGGGCTGTACTTATTGAACAGCAAAGTACGGAGATACCGTACCTTTTAAGACAAAATGAGAATCAACAGGGCAAAGATATATTAGGATTACTGGCATCGGAGCTCGTTAAAGATGATATGTATATCTTCTTAGATCACACCAGTACGATTGCAAGTATGACGAAATTTCTTGGTGAAAAAAAGAACCTTAAAATACTTACAACCAGTGCACAGATTGCAATTAATTGTTTAGATACCTTACCCGCACAGGTCTACTGCACAGGGGGGTGGATCAGCCCCATATCAAGAGGGTTTACTGGTGAGTCTGCAAGAAGCAGGATTGCTGGTTTTTACCCAGACTACTTATTCTTTTCGGTGCGCTCTGTTTCTCTCGAACAAGGAGCCACAGATGTAAATGAAGAAGATGTTTATTTAAAACAGGAGATGCTAAAAAGCTGTAAGAAGTCTGTGTTGTTATGTGATATTGGTAAATTGGGTAAGCTATCTTATCGCAAGGTATGTAACCTAAGTGAGCTGGATTATATAGTTATTAATCAAAAACCTAATGATGAGTGGCTGGAAGCACTGTCAAATTTGGATGTGAAATTAATATACCCTCATAAGGAATAGGGGCAAAAGGAGCAGACATGGATAATAAGAAAAAAAAGCTTTTAGAAAAAGTTAGGTTGTTTGTACTGGATATGGATGGTACTTTTTATTTGGGAAATCGTATTTTCCCATGGTCTTTGGAGTTCTTAAATCGAATAGAGCAATCGGGCCGCGAATATATCTTTTTTACAAACAACTCATCGAGGACATCCGACGACTATATTATTAAATTAGAAAAAATGAATTGTTATATTGAGGAAAAGCAGATTTTAACTTCTGGGGACGTTACGATTAAATATCTGCAGATGCACTATCCGGAACAAAAAGTTTATCTTGTTGGTACCCCTACCGTAACAGAGAGTTTTAGGAATGCAGGCATTCATTTAACAGAAGAGATGCCGGACATTGTGGTGGTATCATTTGATATCACGCTTACTTATGAAAAACTGGTAAAAGCATGTCACTATATAAGAAATGGAGCTCTGTTTATGGCAACGCATCTCGATAATAATGCGCCTACTGAAGAGGGCTTCATACCAGACTGTGGATCTTTTTGTGCAGCTATTACACAATCTACAGGAATTAAGCCTAAATATCTTGGAAAGCCTTTCAAAGAAACAGTTGAAATGATAACAGCAGTTACAGGTTATAGGCCGGAGGAAATGGCGTTTGTAGGAGACCGGTTATATACTGATGTTGCTACAGGGGTAAACAATGGGGCAACAGGTATTTTAGTACTAAGCGGTGAGGCTGCTTTAGAAGACATAGAACATTCTGATGTAAAACCCGATGCAGTGTATACCAATATTGGGGAGATCGGAAAAGATCTGGTCTAGGCAGAATAAGATCATTTACACAGTATTATTAGGGTGTTATCGGTGTATTATAAGATAAAAGTAGTAGCATAAAGCATTTAGAGGAGGTTAATAAATGTCAGAAAAAACAAATGTTGTTGGATGGGAAATGATTACGCAGTTTGTAATTGATGCTTTTAAGGGCTATGGTATTCCAGAAGAAGATGCAAAAATATGTGCAGATGTTTTACTTGAATCAGACAAAAGAGGCATTGAGTCACACGGTGTTAATAGATTTAAACCCATCTACTTGGATCGTATTAAGGCAGGAATTCAAAATCCTGTTACACGATTTGAAGTGGTTAAAGAGACGGCCACAACAGCAGTTGTAGACGGGCATGACGGCATGGGTCAGGTAGTAGGCTATAAAGCTATGAATATGGCAATAGAAAAAGCAAAAAAATTTGGCATGGGTATGGTCGTTGCACGAAACTCTACACATTACGGCATAGCAGGCTATTATGCAACGATGGCAGCACAAGCTGGCTGCATTGGTATTACAGGGACCAATGCCAGACCGTCTATTGCACCGACCTTCGGAGTTGAAAATATGCTAGGCACCAATCCGCTTACCTTTGGTATGCCTACTGATGAGGCGTTTCCTTTTGTGCTTGATTGTGCCACTTCTATTACACAAAGAGGACGTATTGAGTATTATGCCCGAGTGAATAAAGAGACGCCAGCAGGGATGGTGATTGGCCGGGATGGCACAGCACTTACAGATTCTGATCAGATATTAATAGACTTAAATACTGGAAAAGCTGCTTTAGCGCCTCTTGGAGGAATTGGTGAAGAGCTTGCCGGCTATAAGGGGTATGGGTATGCAACCGTTGTGGAGATTCTCTCAGCAGCACTGCAGCAGGGGAATTTTCTCCGTGCTTTATCAGGGATTGGGGAACAAGGCGAAAAAGTACCTTTCCATTTGGGTCACTTTTTTATGGCCATTGATACCGAAGCTTTTATGGGGCTTGAGGCATTTAAAAAAACTTGTGGGGACATCTTGCGTGAGCTAAGAGGATCAACGAAAGCGCCAGGAGAAGAACATATTTATACAGCAGGCGAAAAAGAGTATCTTATATGGCAGGAGAGAAAAGACAGTGGGGTGCCTATTAATGCTGCAGTTCAAAAAGAATTTATGAGTATCCGAGATGAACTGGGCTTAGCACATTATAGATTCCCATTTGAATAAAAAACGATAATGTTATGTCAGCCCCTCTCTATTTCATATAAAGAACCTTATTTTACCTTGAGTATTGACACCTTGGCTACAATATAGTACTAGAAAAACACAAATAAATATGGTATTATTTAGAAATAAATACAACATGTGGTAAAAACTAGGGTTTTTATATATGTGGAGGGTGCGGAAGCTATGATAAAAGTTCTGATAGCTGAAGATGAATTATTAGTTAGAGTAGGTCTTAAAACTACTGTTAATTGGGAAGCAAATGGATTTATGTT is a window from the Cellulosilyticum sp. I15G10I2 genome containing:
- a CDS encoding sn-glycerol-1-phosphate dehydrogenase, whose amino-acid sequence is MLDLEHMKITDFIKQLFTCECGQQHSVDMDSIKISSGAINELPDVIESLGYKKVFIVADGNTFKAAGGKVIDCLTQKGIPYVSYILSGETIVPDEKALGGLMMAFDRSCDLIIAVGSGTINDICRFFSSAIGLKYFMVATAPSMDGFVSGVAAMITNNLKTTYNAQVAQAFIGDLDILADAPMDTIVAGVGDILGKYTCLCDWKLSSLINNEYYCKTIVEMVILAVKRVVASKDKLLARDKKAIEGLTEALLLSGIAMSYAGNSRPASGCEHHLSHFWEMRFLFEGKKAVLHGTKVGIGTIAALKVYEYIKSLEMDFEKINEVWKPLSEETWKEEMKQKFKIAADEIILLEEKTKKNDKGKRDARIAVIEKRWPEIYEAINELPSAKEVEKLIADLKGATYPAQVGIDPDIVEESILYAKEIRDRYTVLQLLWDLGVQNAAAKQVTEDICSTC
- a CDS encoding DeoR/GlpR family DNA-binding transcription regulator — translated: MLNIERMEYILEELKSRKTVYVAQLSKKYYVSPSTIRRDLSILEEEGIIRRTYGGAVLIEQQSTEIPYLLRQNENQQGKDILGLLASELVKDDMYIFLDHTSTIASMTKFLGEKKNLKILTTSAQIAINCLDTLPAQVYCTGGWISPISRGFTGESARSRIAGFYPDYLFFSVRSVSLEQGATDVNEEDVYLKQEMLKSCKKSVLLCDIGKLGKLSYRKVCNLSELDYIVINQKPNDEWLEALSNLDVKLIYPHKE
- a CDS encoding GH1 family beta-glucosidase, encoding MSFPQDFIWGAATASYQIEGAAYEDGKGLSVWDVFCKEPGRVFQGHSGDVACDHYHRMKEDVKLMADMGLKAYRFSISWPRVIPNGVGEVNEKGLQFYSDLVDELIKYNITPYATLFHWDYPYELQKRGGWLNPDSPKWFEAYTKVVADKLGDRLKNYFTFNEPQCFIGISMVQTIHAPGIKYPTKDALQMAHNVLLAHGRAVKVLRETIKDCKIGYAPTGSSFYPATEKPEDIEAARQANFNVEIDNWAFGIGWWSDPVMLGTYPKEAVEKFGELMPEIGPQDMTLISQPLDFYGQNIYHSIPAASDGAGGFKKLDPPAGHPRTAIGWPITPESFYWLLKFLYERYKTPIVITENGMSAHDTISLDGKVHDPNRIDYLNRYLLELKKAIDDGIDVKGYFQWSLMDNFEWANGYNDRFGLVYVNFQTQERILKDSALWYKEVIRTNGQSL
- a CDS encoding MATE family efflux transporter produces the protein MKNQTCLREFAGYCILNILGMIGLSCYILTDTFFISKGLGANGLTALNLAIPVYSIIHGSGLMLGIGGATKYSILKGQKSSKDFSRLFSNTIYFAALLTTVFMLIGILVSEEVTTLLGADTEVFTMTNTYLKVILLFAPAFMMNDILICFVRNDGNPKLSMFAMLGGSFSNIVLDYIFIFPLQMGILGAVLATGFAPLISMLILSRHWLKKKNNFHLKKSKLHFATLLTILSLGFPSLITETSSGIVMIVFNTIILKLQGNVGVAAYGVIANLSLVVIAIYTGIAQGMQPLISRAYGHNATANIKQVLRYAITTMLAVSWVIYLTVFLLANPIAGLFNSQNNMKLQEISTSGLKIYFTSVSFVGFNIVISMFFTSIDKALPSHLISLLRGLIIIVPMAFLLSTLAGIIGVWLAFPVTEGLVTVLGLILYGKFALPKASTLSQEKISII
- a CDS encoding NADH:flavin oxidoreductase; amino-acid sequence: MSKLFAPQKIKHLEIKNRIVLPPMVCFTFAGENNFVSEKNIKHYESLAKGGSGLIIVEATCVNQNGRLSEGQLGIWDDKYIEGLSKLAEVCHENGTKVVLQIHHAGIKTPKSVNGDTISSSDFNEGTLSARAMTMDELRAIQEDFVNAALRAERAGFDGVELHGAHGYLMTQFFSAKINKRIDAYGGSLENRLRFTMEITECIRKKVNENFIIGIRMGCNESDLKTSIDIAKRFEAIGIDYLHVSTGFDNTPITEEVPEDFPGNWIVYGAAKIKEEVNIPVIAVNAIKTQEQAQALIAHNLVDFVAIGRAQLADYNFVNHIKEGSAVVECLGCKPCRWFKNGAYCPRHV
- a CDS encoding Ldh family oxidoreductase — translated: MSEKTNVVGWEMITQFVIDAFKGYGIPEEDAKICADVLLESDKRGIESHGVNRFKPIYLDRIKAGIQNPVTRFEVVKETATTAVVDGHDGMGQVVGYKAMNMAIEKAKKFGMGMVVARNSTHYGIAGYYATMAAQAGCIGITGTNARPSIAPTFGVENMLGTNPLTFGMPTDEAFPFVLDCATSITQRGRIEYYARVNKETPAGMVIGRDGTALTDSDQILIDLNTGKAALAPLGGIGEELAGYKGYGYATVVEILSAALQQGNFLRALSGIGEQGEKVPFHLGHFFMAIDTEAFMGLEAFKKTCGDILRELRGSTKAPGEEHIYTAGEKEYLIWQERKDSGVPINAAVQKEFMSIRDELGLAHYRFPFE
- a CDS encoding HAD-IIA family hydrolase translates to MDNKKKKLLEKVRLFVLDMDGTFYLGNRIFPWSLEFLNRIEQSGREYIFFTNNSSRTSDDYIIKLEKMNCYIEEKQILTSGDVTIKYLQMHYPEQKVYLVGTPTVTESFRNAGIHLTEEMPDIVVVSFDITLTYEKLVKACHYIRNGALFMATHLDNNAPTEEGFIPDCGSFCAAITQSTGIKPKYLGKPFKETVEMITAVTGYRPEEMAFVGDRLYTDVATGVNNGATGILVLSGEAALEDIEHSDVKPDAVYTNIGEIGKDLV